The Paenibacillus beijingensis nucleotide sequence GTGCCGCCAGTTGCTCCTACCACAATCGCTTTTTTCAATGGGATCACCTCATATAAAATTTGTAATTGGTCAATCACTAACTTGATTACAATGTACCATGTTGTGATTGATTAGTCAATCACAATTTTTAAAAAGTTTATCCTCCGCCTCCTACTTCAGACTAATCGGGCATCGTCAGCGCTGCCGAAATGTTGTATAGCGAAAGATATATCGGAACATGCTCTTATCTCATGCCAATGATCGAGATGTTCCGATCTATCGATAGCGCTGTTTTTTTCTTCTATCTCCTCTTTCCCATCATGCTTCTTCCTGCTTTTCCAAAGTGAGTCTTGTAAATAAGCTCTCAGGAACACGATTATTAAGTCATTAAGTTAAAGCTTTGGATAATCGACAACGACGACATTGTCCAATATCCCATTTAACGATTGAACGAACTGCTGGTGCACCGGGTGTGTAGCGTATTCGCGGAGCGATTGCTGATTCTCGAACGTAATGCGCAGCCCAAATGTATAATTATCTCCAGCAAATCGCACAAAAGTATACGACTCCTACCCGAACAGGATTGATTTTTGCTCTCGAACCGCTGTTTGCCGCATTGTTCGCATACTGGTTTGCGCATGAAATTT carries:
- a CDS encoding Dabb family protein, producing MRFAGDNYTFGLRITFENQQSLREYATHPVHQQFVQSLNGILDNVVVVDYPKL